From a single Macadamia integrifolia cultivar HAES 741 unplaced genomic scaffold, SCU_Mint_v3 scaffold3132, whole genome shotgun sequence genomic region:
- the LOC122067800 gene encoding uncharacterized protein LOC122067800 has product MVEEVKKGNRTTSTFNKAGWNNIANNFKEKIGVNYAIIQLKNKVNKLRQDYSQFKKLLETTGFGWDTASRTCTVDDESIWESHIKDNPTWARFKKHGLPQWL; this is encoded by the exons ATGGTAGAGGAagttaagaaaggaaataggacTACTTCGACTTTTAATAAAGCTGGTTGGAACAACATTGCCaataacttcaaagaaaaaattgggGTCAACTATGCCATTATACAGTTGAAGAACAAAGTGAACAAACTGAGGCAGGATTATAGTCAGTTTAAGAAGCTATTGGAGACAACTGGTTTTGGTTGGGATACTGCTTCAAGAACTTgtactgttgatgatgaatccatCTGGGAATCGCATATTAAG gataaccctacttgggcacgaTTTAAGAAGCATGGACTACCACAATGGCTATAA